The Paraconexibacter algicola genome includes the window GAGCTCGAAGTCGGAGAACTCGAGCTCGCCGATCCCGTCGGAGCCGAGCAGCATGCCCAGGCCGAGGAACAGCACGAGTCCGGGCACGCGCAGCCGCCCGGCGAGGAGGGAGGCCAGCAGACCGAGGGCGAGGAGCGCCCCGGTCGCCAGGATCATCTGGCCGTCGTTCACGGAGACGCAACCCTATGGGTCCGTGCCACCCGGTGGTTATCGACCGGGTGGCACGGTCGAGCGGTGCTCAGGTCGACTCGGTGAGCTGCTTCGTCTCCGCGCCGGGCTCGAGGCCGGGCTCGGAGTTCGAGGCGCGCAGCTCGTACGCGCGGCGGGTCGCGTCGTCGCGCTGGGCGAGGACCTTGTCGGCCTTCAGGGCGGTGGCGATCGCCTCGCGGCCGCGGCGCGGCAGGACGTTCATGACGGTGGTGATCGCCTGCACCTGGCGCGGGACGAAGACGTCGAACTTCGGGAAGTGCAGCGCGCGGACGATCTCCTCGGCCACGTCCTGCGGCTCGATGTGCTTGACGCCGCGGGTGGGCTGCAGGCCGGAGGCGAGCTCGGTCTTCACGACGACCGGCATCACGCACGACACCTCGATCGGCGTGTCCTTGACCTCGGCACGGACCGCCTCGCTGACGCCGACGACGAAGTGCTTGGTGCCGCAGTAGGTGGCGCCGCCGGGGAAGCCGCCCTTGCCCGCGGTCGACGCGACGTTGACGAGGTGGCCGGTGCCGCGCTGCAGGAAGCGCGGCAGGATCTCCTTCATCCCCCAGAGGACGCCGTTGACGTTGATGTCGATCTGGCGCTGGGTGGTGGCGTCGTCTTCCTCGAGGAAGGAGCCGAGCTGCATGATGCCGGCGTTGTTGACGAGCACGTCGATCGGGCCGAGGGCCTCCTCGGCGTCGTCGAGGAACTGCTTGAAGGACGGGCGCTCGGTGACGTTCAGCGGGAACGCAACGACGTTCGGGCCGAGCTCCAGGGCGGTCTTCTTCGCGAGCTCGAGGTCGAGGTCGCCGATCGCGACCTTCATGCCCTCGCGGACGAACGAGCGCGCGGTCTCCTTGCCGATGCCGCGGGCACCGCCGGTGATCGCGGCGACCTTGCCGGTGAGGACGCGGGGCTGCTTGGCCATGGGGATTCCCTCCTGGGACGACGGACCGTGACGAAAAGTTGACGCAGGCGTCACTCTAGCGCCGTCCGTCCCCCGGCGTGCAGGGACGCCCGCCACGCCCGGAGCGCCGCACCCCGCGCGATCACCCAGTTTCCGTAGTACCGTAGGGGGGGCGGCCACCCCGCGCACGGGTCCAGCGGTGCGGGCGCCGGCCGCCAGGGGGCAACTGCATGAGCACGACCGTCTACGTGGCGAGCCGCGACACCGCGCGCCGGCTCGACCTCATCACCGCCGTCGAGGCGTCCGCCGACGCGACGCTCCGCGGCTCGTCGGACTCCGGCCACACCGCGCTGCACGACCTGCTCGCCGCGGAGGTCGACGTCGCCCTGCTCGACCGGGACCTCCCCGGCATCGACGGCGAGGCGATCGGCCGCGCGCTGCGGGACGCGGGCCGGCCGACCCGGGTCGTCCTCGTGGGCCGCGACGACGGACAGGTCGCGGGCGTCGCCGCGGTCCTCGCGCCGGAGGAGGTCGTGCGCCACCTCGACGCGCTGGTCGCCCCGCGCGAGACGCCCGTCGCGCCCGGCGGCGCTTCGCGCCCGGTCGCGGCGCGCGACCTGCGCCACGACGGGGGCCTCGCGTCCGACGAGCGCGAGCACCGGATCGCCGTGCACCGCGTCGCCGCGCTGCGCGCCGCCTGCGGCATCGCGGTCGGGATCTTCGCCGTGGCCGACATGGGCGCGCTGCAGCCGGGGTTCTGGTGGGCATACGCCGGGCTGCTCGTCTGGCTGGTGGTCGGCCTGCTGGTCCTCCGGCGGCCCGGCGCCCGGCGGCGGGTCGCCGCGGTGACCGTGCTCGACGCGGCCGCGATGTTCGCCCTGATCGAGACCTCGGGCGACGCCACGTCCGCCCTGCGCTTCCTCCTGCTCATGGGCCCGCTCTGCTACACGCCGTTCGTGCCG containing:
- a CDS encoding SDR family oxidoreductase, with the protein product MAKQPRVLTGKVAAITGGARGIGKETARSFVREGMKVAIGDLDLELAKKTALELGPNVVAFPLNVTERPSFKQFLDDAEEALGPIDVLVNNAGIMQLGSFLEEDDATTQRQIDINVNGVLWGMKEILPRFLQRGTGHLVNVASTAGKGGFPGGATYCGTKHFVVGVSEAVRAEVKDTPIEVSCVMPVVVKTELASGLQPTRGVKHIEPQDVAEEIVRALHFPKFDVFVPRQVQAITTVMNVLPRRGREAIATALKADKVLAQRDDATRRAYELRASNSEPGLEPGAETKQLTEST